tttaattataccaaaaataaaaagacaatttCTACTTACCAAAGGCAAATTTTTTACATCACATCCGCGCATTACACCTGTGTAAAGCATATAATGGGATATAATTATgtaactttaaaatattaaattcattataaaacataaatctaaaatttcaaaagagtATAAGATGAAACAAATATGAAAGCTTCATTGGCCGCatcatgaaaataaaaaacatgGTAGAGTTGATTTCAGTTTAACTATATGCCATCAAGAAGAAAAGATTAGATGTTTATTTATAACTCATTTTTTTATGTATACCTTAAAGGATACGTGTTATCCTGTTTTGTAGTGCTAACAAATTTCATTGAGAGGGATAATTTCATGTCTATGTTTATAATTCAAAATCCATGAAaccattttattttaagtttaacaACTCAAATGGTTAAATTGTTATATTAGTCcttccaaaaaaaattataatttaattcaaggtttttttatataaaatttatgcttttgatccttcaaaaaattttatttttatttcctctcTTAACACAAAATTCTTTGTGAAAGAATAATTTTGTAAAGTAAATCATGTAGAAGGATTTTTCTGTTAGGTGCTTGCTAAAgaaaaactacaaaaataggaTATGGTATTAAAACCAGGCTTGAAAGCCAAGCCCAGATCCAAGAGCCAAATTTCAATATATAAGGCCCAATGTTTTACTACTCACTTCTTTCCCGTTTAGTTTAACTGGAACGTCCAGCAACATTCAACGGCAACGCTAATCCTCGCGCAGCATCATGTAGCCAAACTATCAGCCCGGAAAAGAGTGTACTTCCGGACCTCCGGTCCTATTGCCTCAAACTTCTAAGAAAAACATGGATCCcatattgaataaataaaattcttgctctattttttttactattaattatcacgaatttaaataaagtttagaattttagagtttaaagtttaagattttgtttgaatttaatatttgatttatttttaaatttgactacaatgtttaatttgatattttgtgttttcaatttattatttgagttttttatagtatttaattatttgaatttgatttaaaaattattttagtagaaTCTAGTATGTTAACCTGATGGTTAAGATATTTACTATGACTTAACAACGGCACAATTAAGACTTTGTTATGCTTTTGTAATtcatccaaaatttttttttgataagtGAGTATTTTTTCATCGAAATACTTAGAATATTTTACTAAATTGCATGTGCTAAATACTAATTTAACCATTTTGGCTGACGTACTTTTTGATTTTTGAGGATGATTTAATGGTTTTTTAaagtagtttaaaaataaatagataaggCAAATGTAGCAAATAAGAAATTCTGAAAACCGTTAGGTGAGCCGGTTCTTTTCCTTCATTCCGAACCCAACACGACAACCCATTTTGGAGCATTACATTCGATTTTCTCcaaagattttatttaattttattaagaaaatattacAGTCAAATGAATGATTTCACTAACCCGAAGAACAATACTTTGGAAGCAAGCGACACTATAGCTGAAATGGCAAAGTAAATGAATCGAAGTAAAAGCCTAGCTGCGACCTCCAAATCAATTACAGCAATGGCGAGGAAGCGAAGCAGCAAAACTACGTTGATCTTCTTCCTTTTGCTTTCCCTTTTAGctttcctttctttccttcccgTCTTCGCTTCTCTCCCTTCTCTTCCCTCTTACTCTCACTCTCACGATCTTCACTTTCATCTTCCTCGTCATCAGCGTCTGCATCGCCGCCAAAAGGTAAAGTATCTTCTGAAAACAAATGCTTTAGCTATACTTCAAAGTAgctttcaaatttatatttatttttttatatgtgttctCCTTTTCTGTTCCGAATTGAAGGGAATTAGACGTATAAATAGTTGAGTTCTGTTGCCTTTCCAAAGGAAGAATTAATGATGATATGACGTTATGGAATTTTAGTTACTGACgttgttgtttatttatttttttaatcatatgAGAACAATATGAAAATTAAGGaagcaaaaaattgaaaattttcatggtagctgttttttttttcttcttgttagGATTTAAATGTTGAATGATATTCTTTTTTGTGTTTGATCGCAAGTCAGATTAGTgttagaaaatttgaaattgcGGAGGATAAGTTTTGGAAAGATGGGAAGCCTTTTCAGATAATTGGTGGTGACTTGCATTATTTCCGGGTTCTTCCTGAGGTATTTATTCTTTCTGTTAGCACTTAGCATCTTCCAGAACTATTCGTTCTTGCTATTGTTATTTTAACGGGATAAGCGGAATTGAGAAGATTGTAGAAAGGTTCTTAAGGTTTTCAGCATTGAGAGggtataaaaaaaatagtaagttCTGATATTGTTAGAAGTGGGGAGTTGGTTGTTCCTTTTATTCATAACTATCCTACTATCTTATGGATGCAGTACTGGGAAGATAGGCTTTTGAGGGCAAAAGCATTGGGGTTGAATACCGTTCAAACATATATTCCTTGGAATTTGCATGAACCAGAGGCTGGCAAACTTGTTTTTGAAGGCATTGCAGATTTGGTATCATTTCTCAAACTTTGCCAGAAACTAGGTCTCCTTGTTATGCTTCGAGCTGGGCCTTATATATGTGCAGGTTAGCCTTTCTGTCATGTGTGTATAGTTTTTAGTCATGTACTTTATAGGTTACAAATGGGTCCAGACTATTTCCTAGTAGGTTGCTTCTTATATTCCTAGAAATGAGGGATTGATGTGCTCTCAAAGTTTTAATCTTATAACAATAAGCATTTGTTTTCTTGTATTCTTATCTGAGACAGTTTCCCTCTTGTTGCATGTGTTACTAAAGGGGCATAAGAGAGAgaagggggggggggggggagaagATTGTATATTGTGCTTAATGCTCACTAACATAATTGTTGGATCTTGGACCGTATCTCATCGCATATATTCTTGTGACAATAGATGTCTTAGTTGTTCTTGTGGCAATGAATAGATAACTCAGGGTTGGTAATGACATGATTTCCTTTTGGGGACATATGTCTCTTGCAGAGTGGGATCTTGGAGGCTTCCCAGCTTGGTTACTTTCCATACATCCAGATGTTAGATTAAGGTCATCAGATCCTGCTTACCTTCAAAAGGTATGATCTCATATAGTACTTATTTTTAAGTATATAAGATAGGTGTTGGACTGAATGTTCTAATTTTCATGCTTAGCACAAATTCTATGTTGGAGTTGTATTGTATAGTTTCTGTTTGCTTAACATGTTCTTGGATGATGCACTAATTGGCATTTTGTATTTGCtggattatgttttgaatatgatATTACAGGTTGAAGGATGGTGGGGAGTCCTTCTTCCAAAAGTAGCTCCTCTTCTTTATGGAAATGGAGGCCCTATCATAATGGTTCAGGTACGGGCATGGAATATTTTTATTAGCTGGCGGGGTTCCTTTGATAAAACTAATGTGCCACTTGGTTTTATCTCCTAGGATTTTATGCAATGATAGGAAAGATGTGCCTATTCATCAAAACAAATTTCTCCATCTGATAATTGTTCCAGCTGCTTCATGTTGCTGAATTTAACTGTCTAGAGTTAAGGCCAATTGGGTGGTTGATGTGATTTCAAAGTTTACAAACTATGGCACTTGTGGAGAAGAGCCTCTtttgatgaaaaaagaaaaacccgAGATAACTAGGAACTCGGAAGATGCTAGAATAAAATACAGACGAAGAGACAAAAGACTAGCCAATATTTAACTACATTTtatttgaaggtttttttttttcctttttggctaagagtgaaaaataattaaacaaagaAATTAATGAGCCTGGTACGAGTCTAGATAGCTAACTCCGGGTTATGAGCCCTCCTGTTATGTGAGTTTGTAGCTCACCATTTGAAAGATTATATCGTGTGCCTGAAAAAATTGCTTTTTTCACATGTTTCTTGGCCTTCAATTCTTTATATGACACAGGGAAAAAGAAAGCGATATTCtctttatatacatatttcattCCTTCcaataaaatatgtttattaataCTGTTGAATGTCATTTTCTGAAAGTTTCAGCATTTTATGCTAGTAATCTTCAACTataatgtgattttatactttgGTTTCAGATTGAAAATGAATTTGGGTCATGTGGAAATGATAAAGCTTATCTTAGTCACTTGGTGAAGTTAGCTAGAGGACATCTTGGAGAAGACATTATATTGTAAGAGGATATTTTCCTTAATTCCCTTTTATTGGTTACACCCTAGATAATCTTCAGTTTATAATGTAAAAtctaattcttcaggaaatattCAAACCTCCTTGAGTTGATTTTAGTTGAGAAAACATGAACTTCTATCAAGTAGTACTGCATTTCTAAGATTTTGCCCAATGGAAGCCAAATAAATCAGGTGTATGGGTAGGAAAACTAAAGTTTACTGCAAATACAATCTTACAATAAGGCCAACTGAATGTGCAGAAGAACATACCAATTAGTTCATATTTACCATGCATTCCAAATTACTGATTGGGCTATACAGCCTATACTGGTATCTTTTACTGAAGTATGTTATCGAACATATAATCATTGAAGGTTGAAGTAATAGCTTCTGAAATTTAGGCAAGAAATTTTGTGGTTTTATAGTTGGTACCATGTTTTTTACATTGTGAACATTCATTTTTTTTGACACTGCTATGTAACCACGTTGACATTATATACTGTTAATGGAGCTTGTCAAACCATTCTGATTTAAAATGTTTGTCATCTATAGTACCAAGGACTTGAAAGACAGATCTGCATTGGACTTTGATACTGTTCCTCTTGGAATTCTCTTTGAACTCTCTTTGAGAGCTGATAACTATATTAAAAGAATGTTTATTGCGTACTAGATGTAAAAGGACTCAACTTGTTTGGATGAGTTATGATGGTTTCAGGTACACTACTGATGGAGGCTCTCGAGAAACTCTTGAAAAAGGGACCATTCAGGGAGATGGTGTCTTTGCAGGTACTGCTCAAGATCAACATGTCCTTATTTGATAAGTTAGGAAAATAACAGATCATCTCATGACATTAGAAACACATAATAATCTTCCTATTCATCAACGCTTTCTGGGTAAGTTATCAGCCATTGGTAATATTAATTCCACTCTCCTCCCCccaacaaagaaaagaaaactattgtTTTATTTCCTCGTATTCATCTATGCTTTTGTATAGACACCAACAATTTTATCTGCTTTTATGCACGAACTTTCCTAGAAGATGAATTCAATTGACCATTAAATTCGATGGTAGATTTCTGAGTTTAGGTGCTGTACTGAGGCCAGAGAACTGCATAATTTAAACGGAGcttttcattgaaataaagatAGACATACATGTATATGCAGGCACACAGAATTGCCTAAGTTAATAGTAATCGTTTCTGATGTGTAGCTGTTGACTTCACTACTGGTGATAACCCTTGGCCCATATTCAAGTTACAAAAGCAGTTCAATTCCCCTGGGAAATCACCACCGCTTTCTTCGTGAGTgtctatttttataattgatCTTTGAGAATTATCTTTATGATTAAAAAAGTACGAAAGTGGAATTCCTTTTTCTTCATATAACTAAATTCATTTATGCGAATTATGGTTGgaccataaataattttttaacaattatTAAGTACCATAAATGATTTTGTTATaacgtaaaaaataaaaaacgaagATATACTATAAGCAACTTCGAAAACTTTAGtacaattaataaaatatgatttctTCTAACCGTTAATTCATGATCCAATTGTTGGATTTTAAAACTTGAAGACTTCAATCTTAAATGACCAGAATCAAATGACATGAATCGAAATAAATTGAGTGTCACGCCCCAAATGACCTAAATTTGGAATGATCTTAAACCCagatgacttgaatccatgatgATCCGAATTTCTTTTGACCTCTAATGCCATGATCCAAAGACAAATTGACTTATCCATTTGACACCTCTATGATCATAATAGTGCTTTTGTTTCAGGGAATTTTACACAGGTTGGCTTACACACTGGAGTGAGAAGATGGCAAGGACAGATGCAGATTTTACTGCGGCTGCCTTGGAAAAAATTATGTTACAAAATGGTTCTGTTGTGCTTTATGTATGTTTTTCCATCCTACTTCTGTTGCTGTCTAGTTATGATCTGCATGGTCATGCTATAATTTAGGCCTTTGAGTTCCAGATGGCACATGGTGGAACGAACTTTGGATTTTATAATGGAGCAAATACTGGTGCAGATGAGTCAGATTACAAGCCTGATCTAACATCCTATGATTACGTGAGGAGGATTTTTCCTTGTAGTtgggttttttaatttatattattcaaGCTTCAAATTGATTCTGCTTTACCCCAGGACGCACCAATTACAGAGTCTGGTGATGTAGACAATGCAAAATTCAAAGGTATAATCCTACTTTGGCTGGCTGAATATACCTGGATTAGAAGGATAGTGTGTTGAAACTTTGCATGGTTTGAAGAACTTACAGACAACTTTGCTTACCAAGAATAATACATATTGTCTTAAATGAATAAGTGGATGCATTTATCCAGAAATAGACAGTAGTTACAGTGATATGGTAAATAGGTAGATAGGAGATAGAAGGATTTAAGTAGATGGATTTGACCAATGGCAGAAGCTGATTACCTGTTTGACTTCAATTTACTTAGATGGGTATGGTCCTTCATTTGGTGTTGAAAGGGAAACAGCTTTCTCTATAGCTGCTGCTTATATTCACGGGAATTCACCTCTGTAAATGAATATTGTGGCTTGCAATATAATTACAGTTTTAAGCAATCTATACTTTCTGAAATTGATGCACATGTTGATGGACATTATAACCTGATTGCTACAATCTTTGGAAATTGGAAAAAGACGGGAACAGTATCATTTGAATGGCTACTGTTTATCGCAGAGAATATGAGTAAATTTGCACTGAGGAGAATGCTTCAGTGTATTTCATCTCTCAATTTATTGAAAAGGCATGCTACAAGCCTTGTcatcactttattttatttatttattttgtgataAGCTGTTTATTTATTGCTTTTTGTGAAATTTGAAGTCAGCAATCTTATTGTTACACTGATTTTGTCTTTTGTATGGTGATAATTTTACCGAAGATACTAGTGTACAAATTAATAGTTGGGATAAACAGCATCAAACTATATTCTCTTGTAAGTGGTGTCTATATGCATACTCCATTCACTAATCTATTCCAATTTCAGCCATTAGGAGAGTGATGGGGAAATTTAGTTCAGTATCTCTACCTTCAGTTCCTCCCAATAATAAAAAGACTGGATATGGATCCATCCAGTTAAAAAGAACagcatttttatttgatttacttGATGAGATTGATCCTCTTCACATTGTTGAGGCAGAATCTCCAACTGCAATGGAGTATTTAAACCAGGTGTGTAAAAATTTTGAGGCTTTGCTGCTCATTAGCTTCTATGTTTAGCAATTTAAAAAACCTAAGATTGCTGAATATTTTCTCTTGTTGTCTTTCCTATCATGCAGATGTTTGGATTTGTATTATATGTATCTGAATATGTAGCCAAAACTGGTGGAAGTAAGCTAGTTATACCAAAGGTATGCAGTCTTCCTCATTTTGTAGTTAAGATAACTAATTTAAATTTCCCTCCATACTTCATTATTGACAATTAATTCAAAGAATTTTGATCTCTGTTGAAAAATAATTCATTTGATATCTGTtgacaaataattcttaaaaattttaatcttcTCTAAAATATGATGTTTGCAGGTGCATGACAGAGCTCAAGTGTTCATATCGTGCTCTCCTGAAGTTAATGGTGGGCAAGTATCATATGTTGGTACACTTGAAAGATGGTCAAATCAAGCAATTAACCTTCCTAATGTTAAATGTGTTTCTAGCACCAGCTTATTTATTTTGGTAACTGACTGCCCTCATGCTTTCAGCATATCACCCTTAAAGTTTTATGCAATTTGCCAGTTAGTTATTTGTGACCGTTAAATGATAGCTTAGTGAAAGTATTCTGGCTTGCGGTATTGTTAAGCTTACTAGTACTGTAGTTTATCAAGTTACACACTTAACAAATGCGCCCTATGAACTAAGCTTCTTTAAGGCCGAGCAGCAATGCCTTCTCAGTTTCATGCTTTACTTTTTGTTTCACCTTTTGTTTTTATtcagaaataaaaattatatgattACTCTTTAAGTTGAAACTAGATATCATTCATCTATTTCACATCTTTGTTTCTACGACACATTTGCAGGTTGAAAACATGGGTCGTGTAAATTATGGGCCATACATCTTTGATAGGAAGGTAAACTGCCTGTAAAGCTGAAAATTGTTCTTTTATTTCTGAAATGATGCGAAGCCAAtggtcatattttatttttattggcaTCACTCAAAACCTAAACCATTCCCTTTCATTAAAATTGTGCACTTGTGCTAGTAAATTTGAAAGGTATATTGATCTAATTGCCATTTTTGGTGATATCATCAATCCATTGCTTATTAGAACGGAGATATTTAAAATGGTTATCTGGTTCCTTAATGCTCCTTAGTCAGGGAAACTTCATTTCAATAAGCttgttcatcaatgaaaactGTTCTATAACCACCAGTTTACCATGCAACATCAGTACCTATAGTCTGCTGTCGAGCTTTTCTAGTCTAACAGATAATCATCCTTCTTGACTCTAATTTTGTAGGGTATTTTGTCTTCTGTTTATGTGGACGGGAGTGTACTGAAAAGATGGAAAATGATCTCAATTCCTTTTCATAACCTGAATGAGGTGCCAAAATTTAATCCCGTCATTCAGGTTGCATCCAAATTCCATAAAGTATCAGCCGGCAAAAAACTAGAACACAAGTCAGGTATGTCTCAGGAACACAAGAAGCATGCTGTATCAAATGGTCGTACACTACTTCCTACCGTGCAGTTTTTTGTTCATCTTACACTTCTTTTATATACCTCACTGCCAAGTAAATCCAATGGACATATACTATGATGcgataaaattatcttttaagaACTTGCTTTGCCTCACGCAGTTGGTGTTGGAGGACCATCATTCTACACTGGCCATTTCTCTATTGATACGAAGACTGAAGTTACTGATACATACATTTCACTTAGAGGCTGGGGAAAAGGGATTGCTTTTGTTAATGAATTCAACATTGGAAGATATTGGCCGGTAAGTGCCTTCTCTATGTGAA
The sequence above is drawn from the Gossypium hirsutum isolate 1008001.06 chromosome A05, Gossypium_hirsutum_v2.1, whole genome shotgun sequence genome and encodes:
- the LOC107958388 gene encoding beta-galactosidase 17; translation: MNRSKSLAATSKSITAMARKRSSKTTLIFFLLLSLLAFLSFLPVFASLPSLPSYSHSHDLHFHLPRHQRLHRRQKISVRKFEIAEDKFWKDGKPFQIIGGDLHYFRVLPEYWEDRLLRAKALGLNTVQTYIPWNLHEPEAGKLVFEGIADLVSFLKLCQKLGLLVMLRAGPYICAEWDLGGFPAWLLSIHPDVRLRSSDPAYLQKVEGWWGVLLPKVAPLLYGNGGPIIMVQIENEFGSCGNDKAYLSHLVKLARGHLGEDIILYTTDGGSRETLEKGTIQGDGVFAAVDFTTGDNPWPIFKLQKQFNSPGKSPPLSSEFYTGWLTHWSEKMARTDADFTAAALEKIMLQNGSVVLYMAHGGTNFGFYNGANTGADESDYKPDLTSYDYDAPITESGDVDNAKFKAIRRVMGKFSSVSLPSVPPNNKKTGYGSIQLKRTAFLFDLLDEIDPLHIVEAESPTAMEYLNQMFGFVLYVSEYVAKTGGSKLVIPKVHDRAQVFISCSPEVNGGQVSYVGTLERWSNQAINLPNVKCVSSTSLFILVENMGRVNYGPYIFDRKGILSSVYVDGSVLKRWKMISIPFHNLNEVPKFNPVIQVASKFHKVSAGKKLEHKSVGVGGPSFYTGHFSIDTKTEVTDTYISLRGWGKGIAFVNEFNIGRYWPTSGPQCNLYIPAPILRQGENVLVIFELESPNPELMVDSVDQPDFTCGPGQASVHQNEDGKASASLLTPNPLGLRTF